The following coding sequences are from one Microtus ochrogaster isolate Prairie Vole_2 chromosome 14 unlocalized genomic scaffold, MicOch1.0 chr14_random_1, whole genome shotgun sequence window:
- the Chrm5 gene encoding muscarinic acetylcholine receptor M5, with translation MEGESYHNETTVNGTPVNHQALERHGLWEVITIAAVTAVVSLMTIVGNVLVMISFKVNSQLKTVNNYYLLSLACADLIIGVFSMNLYTTYILMGRWVLGSLACDLWLALDYVASNASVMNLLVISFDRYFSITRPLTYRAKRTPKRAGIMIGLAWFISFILWAPAILCWQYLVGKRTVPPDECQIQFLSEPTITFGTAIAAFYIPVSVMTILYCRIYRETEKRTKDLADLQGSDSVAEAKKRKPVHRTLLRSFFSYTRPSLAQRERNDWSSSRRRTSTTGQPTQTTGLSADWDKAEQVTTCSSYASSEDEAKTTTDPVFQVVYKNQAKESPRKEFSAEETKETFGNAQTKNNDYDTPKYFLSPATAQRLKSQKCVAYKFRLVVKADGTQETNNGCRKVKIMPCTFPVSKDSSTKGLDPNLSHQMTKRKRMVLVKERKAAQTLSAILLAFIITWTPYNIMVLVSTFCDRCVPVTLWHLGYWLCYVNSTVNPICYALCNRTFRKTFKMLLLCRWKKKKADEKLYWQGNSKLP, from the coding sequence atggagggggaatcTTACCACAATGAAACCACCGTCAATGGCACCCCAGTAAATCACCAGGCTTTGGAACGCCATGGGCTTTGGGAAGTCATCACTATTGCAGCGGTGACGGCTGTGGTCAGCCTGATGACCATTGTGGGAAATGTCTTGGTCATGATCTCCTTCAAAGTCAACAGTCAGCTCAAGACGGTAAACAACTATTACCTGCTCAGCTTGGCCTGCGCCGATCTCATCATTGGGGTCTTCTCCATGAACCTCTACACGACCTACATCCTCATGGGTCGCTGGGTTCTCGGGAGTCTGGCTTGTGACCTTTGGCTTGCCCTGGACTATGTTGCCAGCAACGCTTCTGTCATGAACCTTCTGGTGATTAGCTTTGACCGTTACTTTTCCATCACAAGACCACTGACATACCGGGCCAAGCGTACCCCAAAGAGGGCGGGCATCATGATCGGCTTGGCCTGGTTCATCTCCTTCATCCTCTGGGCGCCAGCAATCCTCTGCTGGCAGTACTTGGTGGGCAAGAGGACAGTACCACCCGATGAGTGCCAGATCCAGTTCCTCTCTGAGCCCACCATTACTTTCGGCACTGCCATCGCTGCCTTCTACATCCCTGTCTCCGTCATGACCATACTCTACTGCCGGATCTACAGGGAAACCGAGAAGCGAACCAAGGACCTGGCTGACCTCCAGGGTTCTGATTCTGTGGCAGAAGCCAAGAAGAGAAAGCCGGTTCACAGGACCCTGCTCAGATCTTTCTTTAGCTACACTAGACCCAGTCTGgcccagagagaaaggaatgactGGTCATCCTCCCGCAGAAGAACTTCAACCACAGGACAGCCAACCCAGACCACGGGCCTAAGCGCTGACTGGGACAAGGCTGAGCAGGTCACTACTTGTAGCAGCTATGCCTCCTCAGAGGATGAGGCCAAGACTACCACTGACCCTGTCTTCCAAGTGGTCTATAAGAACCAGGCCAAGGAAAGCCCGAGGAAGGAATTCAGCGCTGAAGAGACCAAGGAAACTTTTGGGAATGCTCAGACTAAAAACAATGACTATGACACTCCCAAGTACTTCCTGTCCCCGGCTACTGCTCAGAGACTCAAGAGTCAGAAGTGTGTTGCCTATAAGTTCCGACTGGTGGTAAAAGCTGATGGGACCCAGGAGACTAACAATGGCTGTCGCAAGGTGAAAATCATGCCCTGTACCTTCCCGGTGTCCAAAGACTCTTCCACGAAAGGCCTGGATCCCAACCTCAGCCATCAAATGACCAAACGAAAGAGAATGGTCCTAGTCAAAGAGAGGAAAGCAGCCCAGACCTTGAGTGCCATCCTCTTGGCCTTCATCATCACGTGGACCCCTTACAACATCATGGTCCTGGTTTCCACCTTCTGTGACAGGTGTGTCCCTGTCACCTTGTGGCACTTGGGTTACTGGTTGTGCTACGTCAACAGCACTGTCAACCCCATCTGCTATGCTCTCTGCAACAGAACCTTCAGGAAGACCTTTAAGATGCTGCTCCTCTGccggtggaaaaagaaaaaagcagacgAGAAACTGTACTGGCAAGGGAACAGCAAGCTACCCTGA